The nucleotide window ACCAAGCAATATGACCCTCAAGAGACAGCTGCGTATTGTGTTGAGAGCCGGGTTGCAGAGGCGTACGCTCTTCAGTCGTGCAATATCTGGTCGCTGCAGGAATTCTAGGAGCATCCCGCCAAAGTCAATCATGGCCTCAGCTCCATCGATAAACCACCCTTCGAAGATTGCTTCCGCGAGGTGTAGGCACAGCCGCGACAGATTGGTCAGAATTCGCGGTTCGCATATAGCCCGTTGGTTTGCATGGATCTCGTCCGAGATGTTTGCAACAACGCGTTTGAGTATGTATGACTCGAAGTAGGCCTGATGTTCCTGAAAACCAGGGGGAACCTTTGTGAAAAGACCGAAGCCTGGAAAATCCTTCCGCAAAAAGACCTGGTCGAGAAATACGCCAAGTACGAGATCTAGGACTGTATCGGCAGTTCTAGTGCTCCCACTATGGCCCGAATTTCTGTGCTGAAGCGTGAAGGTACTTGAGCTTGGGGAATGAGTCTCGCGTTGTGCGGTGAGCAGCACAAACGACGATGCTCGCCGCAGAGGCGTCCCTTTTGGCGGAGTTGACTGAGGCGACGGCACGACCTCAACACTACACGTTCGCACTATGGGGGCGGGTGCCAGGCCTCCACCAATTGGTCGTATGATCACGTCTCCCCCCTCAAACGTCAGAGCAGAGTCTCGAGAGTTAAGCTCGACATCGGGTGTGACAGAATCAGTGCTAACAACGACAGGATATAGGGCTGAAAGTAGCAGCCGCACCCATTCCGACGTTAGGGCGAAATCTCGGAACTCATTTGAGCACCTTTGGAGCTGCTTCAGGAAATCCAATGTGGTTTGCAGCACATCAGCATTTCCGGTCACCCGTTCGCGATCTCCAGAGAAATTTGCTGCGACTTGTCAGAGCGAGAATCCAAATAAGGCTTTACTCTAGGGGAATGCGAAGGCAACTCACATCGTGTTTGCAAAGCCATGACAATATCCATAGACCGGACTTCACGCTTGGTGTCTGACAAGGAGACTCGTGCAAGGGCGGCCAAAGGAGCATCTTTCGCCGGTGAGTCGGGGTCCTCTTGATGCTTCATTACTTCCTTCAAGCCATGTTGCAGCATAGAAGTGATAATGATGGATGATTCTGGGTAGGCCACCTTGCGCTTGCCAAACGCTTCGAACAAATTTGCCATGCTGAACGCTCGGTTGAAATTGAAGTCGGCGACATCGAGGCCGAACAGGATGCTAAAGCATATTGGCCATAACGTCGGGACGTCCCAGAAACGCTTCAATCTGCTTGCCATAATTGTAAAACCGCCACTCTTGGCAGCAAACTTGGAGGTATATGAGGATCCGTGGGCTACAAGCAATCTCGCAAGGATTTTACATCCGTGCACAACGATGCAtggatcgtcgtcggcaagaAGATATAGGAGCCACTATCTCAGTTAGACAGCATTCGGTTACAGACATCGGAAAGCGTACCTTGTTCGTCACCGTTCGAGCAAACTTTTTGATGTTGTTCAGGTTACCCTTCTCACAGAGAATATGCGAGTACATTGTCAGGACACGAATGCCGAGCTGCTTCTTGGTGAGAAACGAATAGTCCAGAGAGGGGCTCTGAGTCCGGCTGCCGTCTCCAGCCAACCGCTTCATCGGACCGGGTGTGCTGGATCGCGACATCGCAGATAGAggccgcggcgtgcgtgATGCTGACATGACTGGCGTATGAAATGCGTAGGTAATGTAAAGCGACAGTGATCTCATAACTTCCTGGCTGAGGTTCGATTTGACGAGGGCTTGGAATGCATTCATGAAGTGGTCAACGACTTCTTCCGAAACGCCTTCGCCCTTCATGGCGTCTAAAAGCCTCTTCACGATTCCTGCGACCCGGTCAGTCAGCTGGACACCACCGGCAATGCCAAACTCACGCATTCGAATCAGCCTTCTGCTGTTGAATTCATGATGCTTGCTATTGACAGCAAAAGTCATGAATTGCTTATAATACAGCTCCTGGATGCGTGGCGCCGACCGTCGCCAGATGTCCAGGTCAATGAGGAGGATTCGGTAGGCAAGGGGATTAACGATGAAGGACTCGATCGGCTCGGCGTGGTTGTAGCCGACAAAGTCCAAGATGAGACTCAACGTTCGAAATGCCAAGCTATCACGATCTTCGTTTGAAATCAGAAGTCGCGGGAATGGAGTATCGACCGTTGGACTGTTGTTGTAACCAATCTTGGAACGCAACAGAACTCCCAAGATACCATAGCCATAGTCTCTCTCCATTGCCTCGCTGTTCCGCCAGCTTTTGCGAATGCAGTGAAACATTATCTCAAGGGCCCGTACGGTGTCCTCCACGGTTGTGGCTCTTTCCAAGAGCTTCAGCGCGAGCGGCGTAAAGCCGGCAAGACGCCAAAGGTTCTCATCGAGGTGCGACGGCACAGCCACGAGCGGGTTACCGCGGAAGGACGCGATTCCATGTGTTCTAAACAGCGCATCTGACAAACTGGGAACGGCACAGTTCACCGCAAGCGCTGAACCCTCTTGGTTGGACATGCGGAAGAGGTTGCGGGTAGACAGGCGCGGCAAAGCACGGAGGAGGCCTGTATCTTGGAACTGCACGTTCTCGGGGAACGTAGCCGAGGGGAGTATGCTGAGCAGTATTTTGGATTCTGGGAGCAGGGAGCTGGCCTTTTCGCGGACAGCTCGCAGGATGTCCGAGTTCTCATCTTTTCCGGGATGCGTGATCTCGTTGCGAAGGCCCAGTGTCGCAGATGCCTGATAGGTCTGAAATCCGCCGAGGCTGTCCTGAAAGTTGCCTTGATACCGAGGGCCAAGCCCGTAGTGCACTGCCAGATAGTCATCGCTCAGGATGTCCTCGAATAAATgggccgaggcgagcgacCATCTCAATAGTACGACACCAGCTCCCGTCTGTCCAGATAACTCACGGGGCGTCCCGAGAAACGCTTGCACTGGATTTGTCCGGTTTTGGCTCGAATTGAATGACGCAAAGCTTTCGTTGCTTCCGTTGGACAGCGGAGGCATGTGGGGGTAGCTGCAGCGGACCTGCTCTGCGAATTCGCCATTCACATAGAGTGAGGCCTTGCTCCCCGTCATGGTCTTgggtcgtcgatgagcgaCGGCGATGTGGTACCACTTTTTCTCCCGGAAAACCACAGACTTGAACCTCACACTGGGCTTGTTGGAAAAGACAGACGTCTGAAGTATAAAGTTGCGAGTGTCCCTCTCCAAATACATGAGCACGAAACATGTCTGGGAGGCATCAAAAACTCCGAAGATTGTGGTATGAGTCGTCGGGTCGAAAGCCTCGACTCGAATCCATGCCGTGAATGTGTAGCCGGCGGATGACTGGGGCGGAAACGGGCGTCCCAGGCTGGGTAGCTCGAGAGAAGAATACCCTTGGAGAGAGAGGTCAAATTGAAAAAAGGGAGGTCCGGCGTAGGCGGACATCATCTCCAGGCAAAAGTCCGCAGCTTTAGATCCTGGGGCGGACAGCAGAAATTGCGTGTCCGCCGGTTCGTTGACACCCAGAAATATGAGCAGCCGGCATATCGTTAGTAACCGCTCCCGctcagcctcctccagccAACCCTGTCCAAAGGCGACGCGCAGAAACTGGGAGAGAACGCCAGTAGAATGAACGGCTGCGCGGTTATAGATTGAAACCTTGATGGCGCAGAGGATAGTTTCGAGTACAAGAATCGAGCTCGGATTCGCCGCAGAGCCTTCGGGTCGCGGGATCGTGGTCCAGAAGCTGATAACAGCCCTCAGGATTCCAGGGAACCGAATGACTGTCTTTGTGTTGACGACTTCGTGCACACTCGGTCCGATATTTCGGACTGAAcgcgcgaggacgagatcCCAttgctcctcttcctcctgtTTCGCCTGTTCGTCGCTCGGGCTCGCGCCGTCCGTGGGGTCTGGTCGGAGGGTCGCGGCGACAGACTGACAGAGCAGATCCAGCGCTTCGTCGTCCACTGCGAAAGATAGGAGTTTCCCAAAGACGTGACAGCTGATCCAGGGGTCCGGTTCGGCGCCTCCAAGACCAATACTAGCAATGATCTGTTCGAGTGcctcccagccgccgccttcgaccCGGTATCGAAAGTATCGGCGGTTGCCCGCGTGCCCGCGCATGGCAGCTGACAGCACGTTCAAGAAAGCTCCCAGGAGCTTGAACAACGAGAGCA belongs to Purpureocillium takamizusanense chromosome 1, complete sequence and includes:
- the BPH1 gene encoding beige protein-like 1 (TransMembrane:1 (i107-126o)~EggNog:ENOG503NWIJ~COG:T~COG:U), encoding MASIPRRYRSSTATSTQAPSHSFEILRGLLDTLTSDAATPSDTGFPEVNKSVTSLRQIAQHVSAPASSVHQDEFRHAHGFESVLGLLRHFSGFYDPRKRTETEMLSLFKLLGAFLNVLSAAMRGHAGNRRYFRYRVEGGGWEALEQIIASIGLGGAEPDPWISCHVFGKLLSFAVDDEALDLLCQSVAATLRPDPTDGASPSDEQAKQEEEEQWDLVLARSVRNIGPSVHEVVNTKTVIRFPGILRAVISFWTTIPRPEGSAANPSSILVLETILCAIKVSIYNRAAVHSTGVLSQFLRVAFGQGWLEEAERERLLTICRLLIFLGVNEPADTQFLLSAPGSKAADFCLEMMSAYAGPPFFQFDLSLQGYSSLELPSLGRPFPPQSSAGYTFTAWIRVEAFDPTTHTTIFGVFDASQTCFVLMYLERDTRNFILQTSVFSNKPSVRFKSVVFREKKWYHIAVAHRRPKTMTGSKASLYVNGEFAEQVRCSYPHMPPLSNGSNESFASFNSSQNRTNPVQAFLGTPRELSGQTGAGVVLLRWSLASAHLFEDILSDDYLAVHYGLGPRYQGNFQDSLGGFQTYQASATLGLRNEITHPGKDENSDILRAVREKASSLLPESKILLSILPSATFPENVQFQDTGLLRALPRLSTRNLFRMSNQEGSALAVNCAVPSLSDALFRTHGIASFRGNPLVAVPSHLDENLWRLAGFTPLALKLLERATTVEDTVRALEIMFHCIRKSWRNSEAMERDYGYGILGVLLRSKIGYNNSPTVDTPFPRLLISNEDRDSLAFRTLSLILDFVGYNHAEPIESFIVNPLAYRILLIDLDIWRRSAPRIQELYYKQFMTFAVNSKHHEFNSRRLIRMREFGIAGGVQLTDRVAGIVKRLLDAMKGEGVSEEVVDHFMNAFQALVKSNLSQEVMRSLSLYITYAFHTPVMSASRTPRPLSAMSRSSTPGPMKRLAGDGSRTQSPSLDYSFLTKKQLGIRVLTMYSHILCEKGNLNNIKKFARTVTNKWLLYLLADDDPCIVVHGCKILARLLVAHGSSYTSKFAAKSGGFTIMASRLKRFWDVPTLWPICFSILFGLDVADFNFNRAFSMANLFEAFGKRKVAYPESSIIITSMLQHGLKEVMKHQEDPDSPAKDAPLAALARVSLSDTKREVRSMDIVMALQTRSNFSGDRERVTGNADVLQTTLDFLKQLQRCSNEFRDFALTSEWVRLLLSALYPVVVSTDSVTPDVELNSRDSALTFEGGDVIIRPIGGGLAPAPIVRTCSVEVVPSPQSTPPKGTPLRRASSFVLLTAQRETHSPSSSTFTLQHRNSGHSGSTRTADTVLDLVLGVFLDQVFLRKDFPGFGLFTKVPPGFQEHQAYFESYILKRVVANISDEIHANQRAICEPRILTNLSRLCLHLAEAIFEGWFIDGAEAMIDFGGMLLEFLQRPDIARLKSVRLCNPALNTIRSCLLRVILLGLSDLENPNVTEKEAKDLMNKLAYWQMSILESFSGDDEYLKLFWYQLYTKLIGGKPAIRMAAANFLRVILVQKPDESVAMIRSCMTPDQRQLSRDFQKLTEVDDESFIAWVDQHRPSLDGLFFGSMAKTWEEFVSAENQRTFDTAKGRLSKRKDKLRAWHAEAVSAEKTLLHHEVGNGAWMKSIYNSEYFKYQRLLQDQQDDSAFLMALYRRMERDLRRPGAVFSEPIPPKWKLDRTEGRNRMRLRLLPDASAVDEKFHPKKKGGGDMTPLRVNTMANTATAAITPTPVSTSDGASDRTGPNPVAVAPDQSDSGVAPEDDFELVDDPNETNEGDENFEDKNRKVMRRLQQYDQVQAAYNMSRITGLEACEGLLIVGKDALYMMDNVFQCSNGDIVNVWQAPPEERDPFTMVVTGSKTLEKQQNSREQDSRHWRWQDVISISKRRFLFRDVAIEMFFTDGRSYLLTTITPTLRDELFVKLLNKAPHTSAVNSLPNPEDAWRLEALKTSDESPQGFGAGFGSRLGTLFNSSPFSPILKRWQRGEVSNFHYLMMVNTMAGRTFNDLTQYPVFPWILADYTSDDLDLEDPATFRDLSKPMGAQTQGRIPGFVETYNALREIGQTPFHYGTHYSSAMIVSSYLIRLPPFVQSYLLVQGESFDHADRLFQSIGDAWLSASSRNKTDVRELIPEFFCLPEFLTNINGYDFGRRQSNGAKVDNVTLPPWAKGDPRIFIAKHREALESPYVSENLHHWIDLVFGCKQRGEEAVDNLNVFHHLSYAGASDLDRITDANERAITAGVIHNFGQTPHQVFSKPHPQREYVQSPVRRLDTNAFSLTCLPHPLLESHDRVESLVYAPKLDRLLCASPLRLNLAPYDKFLEWGYADSSIRFFFSDNRKVQQLNSALKIAKLTDERKPAGLFENLHTGQISCACFADSKTLITAGEDCVVSVFTVTTSPGKPVDLVPRSSVFGHKTPVTTIAVSKALSTFVTVSSDGQAFLWDLNQLSFIRKLPLVRPVECARINDVTGEILLGSGPNVLLYTLNGSLILDQNVCMEQEDAVLSCAFYEGAGNEWLENQLVFTGHTKGRVNVWRKCVVAGKWTLEPLRRLDHIDYKNDKGDTTEAGITCITPMPTCLYSGDEDGRVYEWNFGRGDR